The Osmia lignaria lignaria isolate PbOS001 chromosome 14, iyOsmLign1, whole genome shotgun sequence genome has a window encoding:
- the bond gene encoding elongation of very long chain fatty acid james bond protein, which yields MSNLMRLVVNNYHEILETNKEINVDSWAMMGSPGPMLCIVGTYLAFVLKVGPKMMEKRPAFQLNSLLIIYNAFLVIFSIWMSAVPAIYPGLKRLLFSPKCSNSNRVHRDTQVEAALANLAWWYFVAKIIELLDTIFFVLRKKQNQVTFLHVYHHTMTSVFSWCYLKFLPGEQGAILGFLNSTVHIVMYAYYLIAALGPEYRKYLWWKKYMTGIQLTQFALMFGYLTMILVMDCKLPKALTYFFITNVVIFIYLFSDFYRKAYKKKQL from the exons ATGTCGAATCTCATGCGTCTGGTAGTGAACAACTACCACGAAATCTTGGAAACGAACAAAG AAATCAATGTAGACTCATGGGCAATGATGGGGTCACCTGGTCCCATGCTATGCATCGTGGGGACGTACTTGGCATTCGTTTTGAAAGTTGGACCGAAAATGATGGAAAAGAGACCAGCCTTCCAATTAAACTCCTTGTTGATCATTTACAATGCGTTCCTAGTTATCTTCAGTATCTGGATGAGCGCTGTG ccgGCAATCTACCCCGGTTTGAAACGTTTGCTCTTCTCACCAAAATGCAGTAATTCGAATCGAGTTCATAGAGACACGCAGGTAGAAGCAGCG TTGGCAAATTTGGCATGGTGGTATTTTGTAGCGAAGATCATTGAACTTCTAGACACG ataTTCTTCGTTCTCCGAAAAAAGCAAAACCAGGTCACTTTTCTTCACGTCTACCATCACACCATGACATCCGTGTTCTCGTGGTGCTACCTTAAATTCTTACCTGGAGAACAGGGTGCTATACTCGGTTTCCTAAATTCTACCGTGCACATCGTTATGTACGCGTATTACCTGATCGCAGCCCTGGGACCGGAGTACCGGAAGTACCTGTGGTGGAAGAAGTACATGACTGGAATTCAACTG ACGCAATTCGCCCTTATGTTTGGCTATCTGACGATGATCCTCGTGATGGACTGTAAACTGCCTAAGGCGCTCACTTACTTCTTCATTACCAATGTGGTAATCTTTATCTACCTCTTCAGCGACTTCTACCGAAAGGCTTACAAGAAGAAACAACTTTAA